Within Prinia subflava isolate CZ2003 ecotype Zambia chromosome 10, Cam_Psub_1.2, whole genome shotgun sequence, the genomic segment ACAGAATGTGCCAATCACTGTATTTTTAGGAGTAGCAAACATTTCTTTCTAAGTGTGCTGGAATTATATtattcagaaaatacagaggtgCTGGGGTAGTTGTGGATTGGATGAGGTTTTGatggttggtttggtttttttccctccagataAGGTACCtattttggagaagaaaaagctaCCAGTGGTAGGAATTGGGAAGCATTTGTGTGGTGCTGCGACAGGTATGAATTACAGACGTGTGAACTGCAGAACGGCAGGACACTAAACCTTACAGTCTGAATGGACTGATCTTCCAAACTGGCCTTTTAAGCTGTTCTTGCCCTCAAACCCTTTGTTGGTGTATAGAGTAATTAATAGTAATTAATAGAGGTAAGGATACTTTAGGCAGAAGTGAAGCCCTTCTTGGCTTTAATAGATTAGAACAGAGGATAGTGTGTGGTGGTATGGGTCCTGTATTTGAAAGTACCTTTTTTAGCATAGTTGCCTCGTCTTTGAAAcgattttctttctgaatttttattggCTGCCTGAATAATGTATCCCAAACACAAATAAGATTGTGTTTCTGTCCTGATAACTTTAATacaataattaataaattaatacagTGTTTCTAATGTTACTATGTGGAGAAAGACATCTCAAATGTGACGCCTTTATAGGTAGCGTGACAAAGATGACACAGTTAAGCATTTAAGAAACACATGTACATATTAAATAGATTGTGTCCTAGATATCAAACTTTTAGAGCAAATACTTGTATGTTTTACAGGGAGGAGATTCTCCTACAATATGCCAATCTGTTAACCAAACTACTTTAAATTCACTTTTGCAGAACAAATATTTCAGACGATAAGCTCTTAGAAGCTTCAGGGAAACCATATTTAGggttttcatgttttcaaagCATGTTTGTAATTTTTAGTTATCACTGAACTTGCTTTCTGGCTTAGTTTGTGatgtgtaattttctttttctttgtgggAAGCACATTCCCAACCACAATATAGCCTATATAAATAATGGCATGGCATTTATGGATATTTTTTGTTGGGGGTATGTATTTGTTCATTCCCAGATCTTGCTCTGAGATGCTTGGTTGAAAGTTACACCACGTGCTGTGATGGAGAAGATGAAGAGCCTGCACCAAAAcgctgcagggctgctcagacAGAGGTGGCTCCTCACAAAGCTGCTGGTAATGAAAGCACCATAGAAGACCATCATAAGCCTGTAGCTGGAATTGTTATTGCGCTGTGCTGCCATCACAAGTGTGACTGGACACATTATGTAGGCAGAGATTTCTTTAAATCAGTAGGACTGGGACCAGTAGAATTCCATTATTTTCAGAGAATGAGTAGTTGGGCCACTTGTGGCATGCAAGAAACCACAAGCAAAGCTTCTCCAAGTGAAGACACCAAAGATCAAACTAATGACCCAGAAGAAAATGAGCAAACGCTCAGCAGGACAGAGAGTGGTTCTGATACTTTACAAGGGtatgtacatttttttcctagcaaaTTGACTCCAGCAAGAAAGCTATGTATAGTGGCACATTTAATTGTCTTGGGTCCTCCACAGGACTCACTTTGCAGAAACATTTAATTACTAaacttacagaaatattttactttaaaaatacagttttcatgGACATAAATTTCAAACTATTTCAGCAGTCATGCTTGGTAGTTTTTCTAAGCTTAACTACTAATGTTAATTACCAAACCTGTTTTCTGGCAGCTGttcattccttccttccctcccttctctgGAACTAGGGTCCTGAGTGTTGAGGAGCGGAAGGAGATCGGTTGCCTGTGCAAACGGCTGATAGATCATGGCCGGATCGAGTACTTACACCAGCAAGGGTACACGGCTGCACTGCAGTACTACACAGAGCCTGCTGTGTCCTTGGAGAATGTCCTGCTGACAGCTGTCCCAAATCCTCCTTTGATACCAGAGCCAACTACGTGATAGGACATAGATTTGGAATtggtagggaaaaaaacaaaccctatAAAACTCAtctgagctttttttttaaagctaattaatttcttacaaaaaaaccctttttatcATCTTTCCTGTACTCAAGAAaaagttttacattttccagTTTCACTGGGAATTACAAATATGTCAACCAGTTCTCatcagtggaaaaataaaatccctaaGAAAATTTGAAACCTGTTGTAGCCTCTTTGCTGTGAAGAAGTGTACTTGATCTTTTCTTTAATCACAGTTACATTCTTTATTCATCAGGATTCATGACAGGAGGAGAACCAGAAGTACAACTTTCCACGTTTCCTGAAAGACAATAGGTTAAAGTAAGAGAAATTGACATactttattttcactttgaaGTTCAGAACAGTTTTGTATTTCCtctaaatatttaatgtttaaaCATTTCCTAAAAATCTTTAAGTAGGCCTAAGTACTTTCATCAGCCTGTGCTGCTAGGGAATctattcagaaataaaacctaTGTCTAAGGTGTCATCTTGGTATATTTTTGCTAATTTGCTTATTCATTCATGAAATATTGATAAGAAAAAAGCTGGCTTAGTGTTCTAAATCAAGAGcatgttgttctttttttaagccttcacAAAACACAGACTGAAGATCAGAGAGAACATTTTATATCTACAGTGAAGTGCTCTCTGCAAGTAGCAGCTGCCAACTGAACATCTGTTCAAAAGTGCTTATTTGGCTCTTACTGCAACATTGAAACTGTTACTCTGGAGACAAGGAACAGCAaatttttgtcatgttttaGAAATGGGATGAAACTggaggtattttttttaagtgactcTATTTTATGTCAGGGAAAGCAAGTTGTGAAAAACATCTATTTATCTGGTGTTGATAGTTCATTGCTAAAAGATGGATCTTGGGAACATAGCTTTTGTCCCTTAATCTTCCTCTGGAAGTACCATCTGGATACCATCCAAAAATAGGAAAAGTTGAGCTTCATGAATTAAAGGATGCTAGAAGACCTTTACTATGTAAACTGATTAAATTGCAAATACAAAAAACAGTCATCAGCTACTAGTTATCCATGGTGTAGGTAACTCAGGCACATTTATTACAGTGCTCCATGGTTCCAGTGTGTTCCCACCAGAATCTCTGCTGTTTGTAGGGAGACCTTACTGTGCCAACTCCTGTTGAAAGTGCCCCTGCCCTCAGCAAAAGCCTGTTTACAGGTTTTTTGGAAAACATTACTTATTTATTAAGAAGGTTATTCATGTTTCATTTCTATACATATCCTAGATTTTATTTATCCAGTTTATCCCTCTCTTCCTCACTGTATTGTGGAGAGATGAGAATTGATAAAAAAGCCATGCCTGTTTTCTTGAGTGACTCCTGGATGTACATGTGCATAAAGTCAATACCAAACATTTCTTGTTGCTCCTCCTCATCTGTGTTCTCACACGGAGGGAGTGTTACCTCTAGCTCCAGTGGGTTGTCTCTGAAGTTGACAAATCTAGGAATTCACCAGAAAAGGTTACTCTTGCAGTAAGTTTTGTccagagaaaataattcttttgaaACTGAGTTAAGATTTCTCAAACACTATTTTaagcaaaaggaaattaagTTCTTGTTACACTAAACTCACCATGCTATCACCAGTATTAGGAAAAAGTAAGCTAAGAAGATGCCTTTGAACACTAATTCagcattttgtttcagtttctgaCCCCGCTGTCAGAGGTATTGAGCTTTCACAAAGAGGTGAGTGGATGAGAACAGTGCAAGTGGCTCctcccagctttgcaaggcaGGTGCCAGTCCTGTCTCTATTCCTGGGCCATCCTCGGGCCTATGCTTGTATGTATTTAGTTAAGGAGGAGCTTCCAGAAGAGCTGAGAACAGGAATTGTCTTTTTGGTTGGTTTACGCAGACTAGCATCTTTTCCTTTAAGATGGCCAACATCCAGTAATCCAAATGAAAATGCTAACAACAGCAAAGTTTCTGTCACAGTATACTAAGGAGTAGTTCAAATTTTACCAAttaagaattttcattttttattttacatatcaAGTACATGAGAGTTTCATCCATGTCCTTAAGcctaatcttttttttttaattctgaatgCTTGATTTCTCAATGGCAAAGTTCtgctttttgtcatttttatgcCTGCAAGCTCTTGCCTTTAGAGACTGATATGAAAGGGCAAATATAGGGGAGGGCTATGAAATGAGGAAATGTATTATAGTCTACTTTTCCACGTGAGACTATCAGAATTTACTTCTTTAGCTAAGTTCCACTACACAAAGCTTGCATGACCAGATCCTTAATTGTTGTGAATCTGTGTAATTATGCTGATTTATTGTGTCCACCTGTACAACTGTGATAAtaccttttcctcttccttgctATCTATGATACACAACTCAAGGgaggctttaaaaaatatcttctggtattttcatttatatttctggtgctttttcttACCTCAGATTTGTCATGTCCTTCATACAAGCTGGAATATCCTTAAGTTTGTTGTTGCTAAGAACAAGAGTACTAAGATTTTTCATATTACCAATGGTTTCTGGCAAAGAGTTTATTTCATTCCTTTGGAGCCATAAAGTGTGGAGGTTTTCCATTCTGAAAAATAGGTATTTGTGCAATAAATCAAGATTTAGGATATTAACCTTATCAGTCATtactataaaataatttttcagccACATAAAGGACTCATAATGTAACAAGTCTCAAAGGAAACCCCATATCCAAGATAATCACCCAGTCTCTGTTGAAAAATGTCATTGACACTAAATATTTAACCTTATAGTTGACACTGAATGTATTGTTAATTGAATGGATTATTCCAGCTTATCCAAAACATCACATTAAGGCTGATAAAATCTTGACTTTGGAGTGAGGTTAACATAACAATTATCTTTTGAAGTAGTATTTACTAATTAGAATTTCAATGTAATGGCATGGCAGTAGGATGAGCTTTGAGCTTTATTTACCTGTCAATTGCATCAGGAAGCTCCTGGAGTTTGTTCCCCCCCATATCTAACCATTCCAGATTTGGCATGTTGAGGAGAGCTGGAGGGATGGCCGTGAACTGATTCATGCACAGATCTATGTGTGACAGCTTCTTCAGGTCACTGAGCTGAAAAGAAGGGGAGATTTAATTCAGCTTTGTGTGGCTGTTGCAGCAGTACAGCAGTAATCCAATAATGTTGAGAAACATTACAACACATTTTGGAGCCAGTAGCACAGAACAGTTTTGAGTTCCAACAGCTGATAGTACCTAACAGTAACAGTTTTGCCTGGAAGAGAGATAGGTTGGGAACTGGTAAGACAGCAGAACTTTACCTCCCACACAGCAGCAAGTGCCCTAACTGCTGACTACAATGCAAATATGCCCCAAGCctcaagaaaaagaattttaaagacAGCACTGTCCTAAGTATTTCATACTTCATGCAATgtgctatttttctttaatcaaatatttagatttttatgTATCAAATTGCATGGACTGTATTTTGGAGTGAACCACTACACCTTCCATGCTGTGAAGTTTACTACCCTGGCAAGACATTCTAAAAATgcaacacagaatcacagcaccTAAGTGCCTTGGTGAACCCTGCCTTCAGGTGCTCTAGCAATGTTCAAGTGATACAAAGAAGTTTTATAGCAGACCTGGTGCAATTGTCTCAAAACTGAATGCCACTCAAGCATACATAACCAAAACTTCCCAGTGTTCACATCACTGCAGTCTCCATGGGAAGAACTATGAATTTTCTACATTACACCCTGCAACCTCTATCCACATAGATTTTGTAAAGTCTGGATTTTGATTAATAGTGTATATTTCTATTTGAAGATTCTATGTTGGCTGTTGCTGTTTGGACTCACTCAATTTTGCAAGGCACTGATTGCTGTCAACTGTCGccaataaattaaaacaaataaatgtgaATGTCATCTCTATCTAAGAGACTACTAGTTATAGATTCAGGTCTCTCACATTTGTCTGTTCAAATTAAAGTTCAATAGTAGGTGAGTAGCTGTTTTGATTCTCATAGTTGTTTTCAACATTTGAGAGCAATTGTTCACCTCTGCACAGGCAGTTGTATAAATCACACAACCCCTTTTCAGATCCAGCTGTTCTGGTGAAGATGCTGACAGCTGTGTCCTGGCATATGGTATAAATTTGGATTCTCAGCCATAAAAGGGAGCTTCTCTGTGCTGAGGCATTGGATTCTTAGTGAGGTAAATCAGTGATGATATCCAGGCTAAACAAATTGATATGGAGTGTGTCACTGCCCGCTGTGCATGGCCAGGTCATTTATCTGGCCAGAATAAAGACTGGCTCCTTCAGCTACTCGGGTGTATGTGCCTCTCATGCAGCTTCAGTTTGACCACTCATAGTAAGGTTGTTCACATCAGGGTTTCTGTGGAGTGCTGTGAAatcacagcaccacagcaaatctgaaaacagaaatgcaacaCGTAACAATAATTGGCTTTGGATAAGTTCAAAATCTGCattaaataaaactaaacaGTCTGTCAAAACCTGAGGAGGAAGATCACAGATATTTCTGTTGACAGCCAGTTCCAATCTTTCCAGACTGATGCAGTTACTTATTTCCTTAGGAACAGATTTTATTCTGTTGTAACTGAGAAGCAGCTCTTGGAGGCTGGTCAGCTGGCCTGCAGAGAGCACAAATGAGAAATGGTCATGTTTACTCTATGTGAGGCACAATATTACTTCTTTTGTCTTATCcttttactgttaaataaatGCTCTGTGTtctcacaaaacaaaaagaaatcactgAACTGCAAATAATAGCACTTTAGGACTCTTTAGTAAAGGACTGCACTCTAGTTGAGTGCTTCaaggaaaaacccaaaagcagAGAATTCTGACTTAAGTTGCTCATGCTGTGGACTGAGAACATGAAGTGTGTTTTTCAGTACCACTGCTAGATGCATTCTGGTGTCTAGTCCCTGCTGTGCAAACAGGTCCCTTTTTTTGTCATGGGGAGCTTTCATAGAGATGTCTCTTCCATCCAGCCCCATTTTTAGTTTATTTGGTATCTACAGTTTGGAGATCTCTATGTCACTATCAGATTTAAATCATCTGTTTTCTTATTGCCCAATAGGATTATTAGACAGGCAAAGGGCACAAAATGGTACATTTGTGAGAGACCAATTTTCTTAGAAAAGCAgcttaaaacaaaagaaagcacagCTCACCAATTTCTTTAGGTACACTTTCAATTGAGTTCCGGGATAGATCCAGAACAACAAGGCTGTGAAATCTTCCAATAAACTGAGGGATCTTCTGCAAACTAGTTCTGTGAAGCTGCCATTCCTGGAGATGGATTAGTTTCAATAAGCATGAAGGTAATGTCTACAACAAGAAATACAAACCAGAAGAAATTCAGCTTAGAATACAGGCTGAGGcagaagttttatttaaaacagcAGCACTCTGTCTGTCCTTTTTCTTAAGCTATACTGTAATATATAGGTTAAAAATGAATCCTAATAACTCTTTTCTAAAATATGCTAGAAATAGCAAACATAACTGATACGATTTTAACATCATACATGTTAGGAAAGGTTTACATTTTATATAGGTTTACGTCAatatattaggaaaaggttctttccCCATGAGGTgtctgggcactggaacagctccccagggcattggtcacagcaccaagcctgacagagttcaagtgtttggacaatgctctcaggcacatgatgTGACTCTTGGAGATGGTACTGTGCAAAGCTGGGAGTTCAACTCAATGAACGCAGCATATTCCATGATCCTGAAGTGAACACCAGTGTGGTTGTCATTCTGATCACAGATTTAACCTGCCTGCTTTTGGCTCCCAAGATTTAGATACCTGCACTATTGTCATTGAAAAGTTTCAggcttgtttttgtttctttctctcttttttaaaaaaattcaatataACTGAAGATGAAACTGCTCTATATAGATACTTGCACATAAAGGGAGATGTAAATTCTATTTCTTATTCTGTCAATAAAAACAGtgagcagctgagagcagaagAGCTGAGGGATAAAAAAACTACAGTGTCTCTATGCAAAGAGTTCTGAACAAGGACCACTGGCCTGCAGACCACTGGAGTATGGCTGGGTCTGGCAGTCCTCACTGGCCTCAACATGAACCAATACTCATCCCTTTCTAGGAGCTGGTCTGTGCATTTCTGCATggctcagagccctgctggcCTTCACTCTGCCACCACCAACAGCACATCACCTCTGTGCatgagaaacaacaaaaatagtgTTCTGGGAATCTACTGGCTCATTTTCACTATTAGACAACAAACAATAAGAAAAACCTTCATGCACCCAAACGGGGGGTTTTCACCTTGATACATTTCAGTAGTTCTGGTGTGTGGATCTTAAATGAGACCTTACATAATGAAAATCCTACTTCGCAGtgtaaataatttctaatgCAGAAAAGCCTTTTGGACTTTGTTTTTGCAGAGTAATGCTTAATATTCAGGACTAAAAACATCCAGCTTGCTTTTACACTAACAACAGTGTGTCCCAATTCACTGTTAGCAAAGCACAGTGAGTAGCTAATGGAACAAATATAGTACCACTGTAAGTGTAAAGTTGTAAATAGTAGTTTTCTAATGCATCAGTCATTCAATACAAGCAGCATTTATTCCTATCAACACTACCTTCCATTCTTCTTCCTCTATCCTTAAAATTGCTCTTCCACCTTCATTAATAACTTTTTCTTTGAGCTTTGCTAAAGCAGCTCTCTCCTCCCAGACAAGCAGTAGCCTACAAGGGAAAGAAGATCTGCCAGTGGTGCCACAATGAATACAGCCAATAATTACTATCCTATctattttctggaaaaagacaCAATTGCCTTATTGTCAAATATTAATTATATCTGGATGTTAATATACTGTCAGTTGGAGAGAAGACAAGCCCTTAATGATCAGCTGTTCTAATTTATAGGAATTGAATTTTACAGTTCTTCAAATTTACATTCAGAAGGAGGATATAATTCACTTTCAGCATGTTACAGCAGGGCCACAGAATATAATGTCACATGGAATAAGTTCCAAAGCACATTTTGAAGCAGTCTCCTAAAATGAAAGCCTTCCATTCCACTACATACAAGTGCAAGAAAATAGACCAATCAGCTTCTTTTAGCTTGATTTCCAAAGGAGACCTAAACAAGAATTATGACAAGgtaattctctttcttttctgtttttattttccatgagtaacttttgaatttgtttttccatttcaaacACATGTGATAAATTAGGAGTACCATATATAGAATCctaaatttcttaaaatttcatAAAATTACTGGCCAGACAGAAGACCGAGCAACTCTGTTAATACCTCAATGGAGAAGAAAGCATAACAAATCTTCATAGGTTAGAATATTTACTGAGCAGAGGATTTTAGTATCTGAGTTCAGGGGATTTAATCTATATACCAATATTTTTACACCGACACTAGATAAATTCCAATAAGTGGGAATCCTGCTGGAGTAACAACTAAAGAATAAGAGTTTGCATGAGCTTGAAGAAACCAATTACAGTCTGCTGAAATGTAACATATGGTCCAGCTTTTCACATTAATACTTAAAGAGCTACAATTTACCTACCTTCCTGCAGACCTCTGCCtgaattccttttctttctgcaatTCTTCATTTATCTTGTGTATTCTCACTTCCCAGAGTGTCTTCACAGCAGTGAATGTTCCCAGGCAAACTGCAGTTTCAGCCATGATCCCTTACATGTTCAGATTTGCTTGCAGGAATCTGACTGAATTTCAGGCTCAATGCACCACTTCAGGTGTGGCTTACCAGATGGGGACAGTGACGTGAAAACTAAAATACTGCAATACTCACTTCATTATATTATGAAATTAGTTCATGTAAAGAACTGGCAGCATTTTATCAAATGCTTTCTCTTTACAAGAATAGATAATTGCACCTAGTTAAATTTTACTATAataagaaatgttatttttgcagTCCCTGCATTCTTATTCAGTGAACAACTGCTTCTCTCAGTTCCTCCCAATGGTAGGCTAAGTATGGACCATAACTATTAAATGCAGATTTGAGCAATCATTCCCATCCCAGGAATTCTGCAATCTAAGGCAGGTCAATTCTGACAGCTGCATTCTGGCACCAACCTGATATAAATACTTGTCACTAAATGAGTTTTGCACTTTACAAAAACTGAAGTGTTCCTAGAAATCAATTAGTATATTTTATGtgcattcattttcttcatagcTTAACTCATTACAATGTATTTAATAGTTAGTAATGCATTACCTTtgggaaaatgcatttaaagCCTTCTGATTTCTCTTTGAATGTTTTTGTATCCCTACTGAGTATCAGAATtcacatttcaaattaaattcagtCTAAAATTTTCAAGTTATCTATCCTTTAGTGAGATAATTAA encodes:
- the LRRC39 gene encoding leucine-rich repeat-containing protein 39 gives rise to the protein MAETAVCLGTFTAVKTLWEVRIHKINEELQKEKEFRQRSAGRLLLVWEERAALAKLKEKVINEGGRAILRIEEEEWKTLPSCLLKLIHLQEWQLHRTSLQKIPQFIGRFHSLVVLDLSRNSIESVPKEIGQLTSLQELLLSYNRIKSVPKEISNCISLERLELAVNRNICDLPPQLSDLKKLSHIDLCMNQFTAIPPALLNMPNLEWLDMGGNKLQELPDAIDRMENLHTLWLQRNEINSLPETIGNMKNLSTLVLSNNKLKDIPACMKDMTNLRFVNFRDNPLELEVTLPPCENTDEEEQQEMFGIDFMHMYIQESLKKTGNVESCTSGSPPVMNPDE